One window of the Anolis carolinensis isolate JA03-04 unplaced genomic scaffold, rAnoCar3.1.pri scaffold_17, whole genome shotgun sequence genome contains the following:
- the LOC103282225 gene encoding zinc finger protein 844-like: MKGLTLGRNPLNVWSVDRASLIIQDYVNIKGLTLGRNPLNVWSVDRPSLVVQAYVYIKGLTLGRNPLNVWSVDRASLIVQDYVNIKGLTLGRNPLNVWSVDRPSLVVQAYVYIKGLTLGRNPLNVWSVDRASLRVQDYVNIKGLTLGRNPLNVWSVDRASLIVHVYVHIKELTLGRNPIHVWSVDRPSLVVQAYVYIKGLTLGRNPLNVWSVDRASLIVQDYVNIKGLTLGKNPINAWSVDRPSLVVQAYVDIKGLTLGRNPLNVWSVDRASLIVQDYVNIKGLTLGRNPLNVWSVDRPSLVVQAYVYIKGLTLGRNPLHVWSVDRASLRVQDYVNIKGLTLGKNPINAWSVDRPSLVVQAYVDIKGLTLGRNPLNVWSVDRASLIVQDYVNIKGLTLGRNPLNVWSVDRPSLVVQAYVYIKGLTLGRNPLNVWSVDRASLIVQDYVNIKGLTLGRNPIHVWSVDRPSLTVQAYVHIKTLTLGRNPIHVWSVDRPSLTVQAYVRIKELTLGRNPINAWSVDRASLIVQIYVDIKTLTLGRNPIHAWSVVRAFLGVELYVCIKGLTLERNRKNAWNVVRAFHEITLYIDIIEFTLERMVLIDLRVSF, translated from the coding sequence atgaaaggactcacactggggagaaaccctttgaatgtctggagtgtggacagagcttcactcataattcaggactacgtcaacatcaaaggactcacactggggagaaaccctttgaatgtctggagtgtggacagaccttcgctcgtagttcaggcctacgtttacatcaaaggactcacactggggagaaaccctttgaatgtctggagtgtggacagagcttcactcatagttcaggactacgtcaacatcaaaggactcacactggggagaaaccctttgaatgtctggagtgtggacagaccttcgctcgtagttcaggcctacgtttacatcaaaggactcacactggggagaaaccctttgaatgtctggagtgtggacagagcttcactcagagttcaggactacgtcaacatcaaaggactcacactggggagaaaccctttgaatgtctggagtgtggacagagcttcactcatagttcacgtctacgttcacatcaaagaactcacactggggagaaaccctatacatgtctggagtgtggacagaccttcgctcgtagttcaggcctacgtttacatcaaaggactcacactggggagaaaccctttgaatgtctggagtgtggacagagcttcactcatagttcaggactacgtcaacatcaaaggactcacactggggaaaaaccctataaatgcctggagtgtggacagaccttcgctcgtagttcaggcctacgtagacatcaaaggactcacactggggagaaaccctttgaatgtctggagtgtggacagagcttcactcatagttcaggactacgtcaacatcaaaggactcacactggggagaaaccctttgaatgtctggagtgtggacagaccttcgctcgtagttcaggcctacgtttacatcaaaggactcacactggggagaaaccctttgcatgtctggagtgtggacagagcttcactcagagttcaggactacgtcaacatcaaaggactcacactggggaaaaaccctataaatgcctggagtgtggacagaccttcgctcgtagttcaggcctacgtagacatcaaaggactcacactggggagaaaccctttgaatgtctggagtgtggacagagcttcactcatagttcaggactacgtcaacatcaaaggactcacactggggagaaaccctttgaatgtctggagtgtggacagaccttcgctcgtagttcaggcctacgtttacatcaaaggactcacactggggagaaaccctttgaatgtctggagtgtggacagagcttcactcatagttcaggactacgtcaacatcaaaggactcacactggggagaaaccctatacatgtctggagtgtggacagaccttcactcacagttcaggcctacgttcacatcaaaactctcacactggggagaaaccctatacatgtatggagtgtggacagaccttcactcacagttcaggcctacgttcgcatcaaagaactcacactggggagaaaccctataaatgcctggagtgtggacagagcttcactcatagttcaaatctacgtagacatcaaaactctcacactggggagaaaccctatacatgcctggagtgtggtcaGAGCTTTTCTCGGAGTGGAGCTCTACGtttgcatcaaaggactcacactggagagaaaccgtaaaaatgcatggaatgtggtcAGAGCTTTTCATGAAATAACATTATAcatagacatcatagaattcaccctggagagaatggtgttaattgacctcagagtgtcattctaa